In Humulus lupulus chromosome 6, drHumLupu1.1, whole genome shotgun sequence, a single genomic region encodes these proteins:
- the LOC133782606 gene encoding vesicle-associated protein 4-1-like — MAVVDNNLHHHHHRSKSNSESKLFRLCPFWQSGGQTGSSSSSSSSAHNLQSQSSRHLVSGSTKPKPKTVSSVARSLLPPRRRLRLDPANNLYFPYEPGKQVKSAVGLKNTSKSHVAFKFQTTAPKSCYMRPPGGVLAPGESLIATVFRFVEHPENNQKNLDQNAKVKFKIMSLKVKEDIDYVPELFDEQKDEVVVERILRVVFLDAQRSTPALEKLKRQLAEAEAAVEARKKPSADAGPRVVGEGLVIDEWKERREKYLARQQIEAVESL; from the exons ATGGCCGTCGTTGACAACAACCTccatcaccaccaccaccgcTCGAAGTCGAACTCCGAGTCAAAGCTTTTCAGACTCTGTCCCTTTTGGCAATCGGGAGGTCAAACGGGGTCGTCGTCTTCGTCTTCGTCTTCGGCTCATAATCTCCAGAGCCAGAGCAGCCGACACCTTGTAAGTGGGAGTACCAAACCGAAGCCCAAAACGGTGTCGTCTGTAGCTAGATCGCTTCTCCCTCCACGGCGGCGACTCCGACTTGATCCGGCCAATAATCTTTACTTCCCCT ATGAACCTGGGAAACAAGTGAAAAGCGCAGTTGGGTTAAAGAACACGAGCAAGTCGCATGTAGCTTTCAAG TTTCAAACTACTGCACCAAAAAGTTGTTACATGCGTCCTCCAGGTGGGGTTCTAGCTCCGGGAGAAAGCCTTATTGCAACTG TGTTTAGGTTTGTGGAACATCCTGAGAATAACCAAAAAAATTTGGATCAAAACGCCAAGGTCAAGTTCAAAATCATGAGTTTGAAAGTGAAAGAAGATATCGACTATGTGCCTGAGCTG TTTGATGAACAAAAGGATGAAGTTGTAGTTGAGCGAATATTGCGAGTTGTGTTCTTAGATGCACAGCGTTCTACTCCT GCACTGGAAAAACTGAAGCGGCAGTTGGCTGAAGCTGAGGCTGCAGTTGAAGCACGTAAGAAGCCTTCTGCAGATGCAGGGCCTCGAGTTGTTGGCGAAGGTCTTGTCATAGATGAATGG AAAGAGCGAAGGGAGAAATACTTGGCTCGGCAACAGATTGAAGCAGTAGAGTCCTTGTAA